One window of Parambassis ranga chromosome 3, fParRan2.1, whole genome shotgun sequence genomic DNA carries:
- the LOC114433840 gene encoding secretory carrier-associated membrane protein 2-like, whose amino-acid sequence MSGFDSNPFADPVDVNPFQDASVTQATSRAGERVGEYNPFSASEVGNYSDTTTIPISAATSQPAVLQTSVEQSPQATAAAAQANLIKQQEELERKAAELDRKEQELQNRTASRAAGGTKENNWPPLPKIFPVKPCFYQDFEEEIPEDYRRVCKRMYYLWMFHSATLFLNVLACLAYFTADSKYGVDFGLSILWFILFTPVAFICWYRPVYKAFRSDSSFSFFFFFFVFFFQVAVYIIQCVGIPGWGNSGWISSISMIKSNLAVAVVMMVVAGFFTVNAVLAVILLKLVHSKYRRTGASFTKAQQEFSQGVLTNRSFQSAAATAASSAASSAAQGAFGRNQRN is encoded by the exons ATGTCGGGATTTGACAGCAACCCGTTCGCTGACCCAGTGGACGTGAATCCGTTCCAG GATGCCTCAGTCACTCAAGCCACCAGCAGAGCCGGCGAACGCGTGGGGGAGTACAACCCATTCTCTGCATCTGAAGTG GGAAACTACTCtgacaccaccaccatccccatCTCTGCTGCGACCTCTCAGCCTGCTGTCCTGCAGACGTCTGTAGAGCAGAGCCCACAA GCAACTGCGGCTGCTGCCCAGGCTAATCTGATcaaacagcaggaggagctggagaggaaaGCAGCAGAGCTGGATCGAAAGGAGCAAGAGCTGCAGAATAGGACCGCAAGCAGAGCAGCTGGTGGAA CTAAAGAAAACAACTGGCCACCTCTACCGAAGATCTTCCCTGTGAAGCCCTGTTTCTATCAGGACTTTGAGGAGGAGATCCCTGAAGACTACCGCAGAGTCTGCAAGAGAATGTACTACCTCTGGATGT TCCACAGTGCCACTCTCTTCCTCAACGTGCTGGCCTGCCTGGCTTACTTTACTGCAGACTCTAAATATGGTGTTGACTTCGGCCTGTCCATCCTTTGGTTCATCCTCTTCACCCCTGTGGCCTTCATTTGCTGGTACAGGCCAGTGTACAAGGCCTTCAG GTCTGACAGCTCCttcagcttctttttcttcttttttgtctttttcttccaAGTGGCCGTGTACATTATCCAATGTGTGGGGATTCCTGGCTGGGGAAACAG TGGATGGATTAGTTCCATCAGTATGATCAAAAGTAACTTGGCTGTGGCTGTGGTTATGATGGTAGTGGCCGGTTTCTTCACCGTGAACGCTGTGCTGGCTGTCATCCTTCTGAAATTG GTCCACTCTAAGTACAGAAGGACTGGTGCCAGCTTCACCAAGGCCCAGCAGGAGTTCTCACAAGGAGTCCTGACCAACCGAAGCTTCCAGTCCGCTGCAGCCACTGCTGCCTCCTCCGCTGCCTCCTCCGCTGCCCAGGGAGCCTTTGGCAGGAACCAGAGAAATTAA